A region of Fimbriimonadaceae bacterium DNA encodes the following proteins:
- the hcaB gene encoding 3-phenylpropionate-dihydrodiol/cinnamic acid-dihydrodiol dehydrogenase: MPDPLTGAPVEVLWVKGSGGDLGTMKRTGLASLYMDRLLALEAKFTKVGLHEDEIVGLYAHCTFNLNPTASSIDTPLHAYVPFKHVDHMHPDAAIAVAAAFDSESLTQEVFGGEVGWLPWKRPGFELGLMLRDLCKSNPSLKGAVMGSHGIINWADDPRECYELTLRLINRAQEFIDGRGAAKSHPFGDRVQVAKPTESFRNLLPELRGKVAFEGKRLIAHVRSDDRLMDFLDRSQMRRLAALGTSCPDHFLRTKIRPMILDSMEGIDSALAEYRSGYAAYYDRCKRPDSPAMRNPNPSVVLVPGLGMVSFGKNKAEARVTGEFYMNAIGVMGGAETLTRYTALPEQEAFDIEYWLLEEAKLRRMPPEKELSRQIAVISGGAQGIGLATAKMMAELGACVVILDLNADKIEEAKVELAAAAGTKEHALGIRCDVTKNQELEAAFGQAVDHFGGVDIVVVSAGNARRGTVADTTDEDYAFQSDLLMKAYFETMRAGSQIMIRQGTGGAIVVVASKNGIAAGSNAAVYSAAKAFELHLARCSAGDLAKHGIRVNAVNPDAVLQGSAIWSDQWRSQTAASLGIPPDQLEEHYRKRSLLGVTVSTDDVAEAICWLASEARSSRTTGTVIPVDGGNKEGFPR; this comes from the coding sequence ATGCCGGATCCTCTGACCGGCGCGCCGGTGGAAGTCCTTTGGGTTAAGGGTTCGGGGGGAGATCTCGGCACGATGAAGCGCACCGGTCTGGCAAGCCTGTACATGGACCGCCTGCTTGCGCTGGAGGCGAAGTTCACCAAGGTGGGTCTGCACGAAGACGAGATTGTCGGCCTGTACGCTCACTGCACCTTCAACCTGAATCCCACCGCGAGCAGCATTGATACCCCGCTGCACGCGTACGTGCCGTTCAAGCATGTTGACCACATGCACCCGGATGCCGCCATTGCGGTCGCTGCCGCGTTCGATAGCGAGTCTCTAACACAAGAGGTATTCGGTGGGGAGGTGGGTTGGCTTCCCTGGAAGCGACCCGGTTTCGAGCTTGGACTGATGCTCCGCGACCTCTGCAAATCCAACCCGTCGCTCAAGGGTGCGGTTATGGGCTCCCACGGAATCATCAACTGGGCAGACGATCCCCGCGAGTGCTATGAGCTCACCCTTCGATTGATTAACCGCGCTCAGGAGTTCATCGATGGACGGGGCGCGGCTAAGAGCCACCCGTTCGGTGACCGCGTCCAAGTGGCCAAGCCAACGGAATCGTTCCGCAATCTCCTTCCAGAGCTGCGGGGCAAGGTTGCGTTTGAAGGCAAGCGGCTGATCGCCCACGTTCGAAGCGATGACCGGCTAATGGATTTCCTCGATCGATCACAGATGCGGCGGCTCGCCGCACTGGGAACGAGTTGCCCTGATCACTTCCTTCGCACAAAAATCCGACCGATGATCCTCGATTCGATGGAGGGTATCGACTCTGCCCTCGCCGAATACCGAAGCGGCTATGCCGCTTACTACGATCGCTGCAAACGGCCCGACTCGCCGGCGATGCGCAATCCCAACCCGAGCGTGGTCCTGGTTCCCGGACTCGGCATGGTCTCCTTTGGCAAGAACAAGGCCGAAGCGAGGGTTACGGGAGAGTTCTACATGAACGCGATCGGGGTCATGGGCGGGGCAGAGACGCTGACCCGGTACACCGCCCTCCCCGAGCAGGAAGCCTTCGACATCGAGTACTGGCTGCTGGAAGAAGCGAAGCTCAGGCGCATGCCGCCTGAGAAGGAGCTTTCCCGACAGATTGCCGTGATTTCTGGAGGAGCTCAGGGAATAGGACTGGCAACCGCCAAGATGATGGCCGAGCTGGGCGCATGCGTCGTCATCCTCGACCTCAACGCGGACAAGATCGAAGAGGCAAAGGTCGAACTGGCTGCTGCGGCGGGTACGAAGGAGCATGCCCTCGGTATCCGATGCGATGTGACGAAGAACCAGGAGCTTGAGGCGGCCTTTGGACAAGCCGTCGACCACTTCGGCGGTGTTGATATCGTGGTGGTGTCGGCCGGCAATGCAAGGCGGGGAACGGTTGCCGACACGACCGACGAGGATTACGCATTCCAGAGCGACCTGCTGATGAAGGCGTATTTCGAGACGATGCGGGCGGGCTCGCAGATCATGATTCGTCAAGGTACGGGGGGGGCCATCGTGGTCGTCGCTTCCAAGAATGGAATCGCCGCCGGGTCAAATGCCGCTGTTTACTCTGCGGCCAAGGCTTTCGAGCTCCATCTTGCGCGCTGCTCGGCAGGGGACCTCGCCAAGCATGGCATCCGGGTCAACGCCGTCAATCCCGATGCCGTCCTGCAGGGGTCGGCAATTTGGAGCGACCAATGGCGCTCGCAAACGGCGGCTTCCTTGGGAATTCCGCCTGACCAACTCGAGGAGCATTATC
- the pdxS gene encoding Pyridoxal 5'-phosphate synthase subunit PdxS, translated as MNNPLKTWREKVGLAEMLKGGVIMDVTNPDQAKIAEDAGAVAVMALERVPADIRRDGGVARMSDPEMILGIKAAVSIPVMAKCRIGHFVEAEILQALEVDFIDESEVLTPADEEHHVDKHVFTVPFVCGARNLGEALRRCGEGAAMIRTKGEAGTGDVVEAVRHMRTIMGEIRMVQSSREDELYTFAKELQAPLNLVREVHETGRMPVPNFSAGGIATPADAAMMMKLGAETVFVGSGIFKSGDPARRAKAIVESVLFKDDPKKLAEISRNLGEPMVGINVSSLEERELLAMRGW; from the coding sequence ATGAACAATCCGTTGAAGACATGGCGTGAAAAGGTCGGCTTGGCCGAGATGCTCAAAGGCGGCGTCATCATGGACGTCACCAACCCCGATCAGGCGAAGATCGCGGAAGATGCGGGGGCGGTGGCGGTGATGGCTCTGGAGCGAGTCCCCGCCGACATTCGACGGGATGGAGGCGTTGCCCGCATGAGCGATCCCGAGATGATCCTCGGCATCAAGGCGGCCGTGTCCATCCCGGTTATGGCCAAGTGCCGGATCGGCCACTTTGTCGAAGCCGAAATTCTCCAAGCGTTGGAAGTCGATTTCATCGACGAGAGCGAAGTCCTGACGCCGGCCGACGAGGAGCACCATGTGGACAAGCACGTCTTTACGGTCCCGTTCGTTTGCGGAGCACGGAACCTCGGAGAGGCGTTGAGGCGGTGCGGAGAAGGCGCGGCGATGATCCGGACCAAGGGCGAGGCCGGCACCGGCGACGTCGTCGAGGCCGTGCGCCACATGCGAACCATCATGGGCGAGATCCGCATGGTTCAATCCTCGCGAGAGGACGAACTTTACACCTTTGCCAAGGAGCTTCAGGCGCCCCTAAATCTGGTTCGCGAAGTCCACGAGACGGGCCGCATGCCGGTGCCGAACTTCAGCGCCGGCGGCATCGCGACCCCTGCCGACGCGGCGATGATGATGAAGCTCGGCGCAGAGACCGTTTTTGTGGGCTCGGGCATCTTTAAGAGCGGCGACCCAGCGCGAAGAGCGAAGGCGATCGTCGAATCGGTGCTGTTCAAAGACGACCCAAAGAAGCTGGCAGAGATCAGCCGCAACTTGGGCGAACCGATGGTCGGCATCAACGTATCGAGTCTCGAAGAGCGCGAATTGCTCGCTATGCGCGGCTGGTGA
- the catE gene encoding Catechol-2,3-dioxygenase — MDSHPVIGHVHLKVSDLQRSMAFYRDVLGLELQQMYGEDAAFLSYGDYHHHIGLNVWQSRNGPPPAPGTTGLFHVAILYPTRRDLAAAYQRLIDAGVDLTGAADHGVSEALYLDDPDRNGLELYWDRPRDQWPRSGGRIAMFTKPLDLNGLLGELSP, encoded by the coding sequence ATGGACTCGCATCCCGTTATCGGTCACGTCCACCTCAAGGTATCCGACCTGCAGCGATCGATGGCCTTCTACCGCGACGTGCTCGGACTTGAGCTGCAGCAGATGTATGGCGAAGATGCGGCGTTCCTTTCCTACGGCGACTACCACCACCATATCGGGCTAAACGTATGGCAGAGCCGTAACGGTCCGCCGCCTGCGCCAGGCACGACCGGTCTGTTTCATGTCGCCATCCTGTATCCGACCCGGCGAGATCTGGCGGCGGCCTACCAGCGCCTGATCGATGCAGGAGTCGACCTGACTGGAGCCGCCGACCACGGCGTGAGCGAGGCGCTGTATCTGGACGACCCCGATCGCAACGGTCTCGAGCTGTATTGGGACCGGCCGCGCGACCAATGGCCGCGGTCCGGTGGCCGGATCGCGATGTTCACGAAGCCCCTAGACCTGAACGGGCTTCTCGGAGAGCTCTCCCCCTAG
- a CDS encoding Thermostable carboxypeptidase 1 — MEVLSQLKARMHDIDALHAACALMDWDQQTYMPRGGAEARGEQTGILARMAHEMLVANETADILGGINGGLDPESDDAALVRVVKRQYDLATKIPSSLVEEKTKLSVIAHEKWVEARQKNDFAGFQSTLERMFEIARQEAEYLGYTDHIYDALLDQYEEGATAADCRAMFDALKPQVDLVHEIQKAPTIDDSKLYGTWDHSKQGAFTEMLVKEIGFDMERGRQDTAPHPFCTNFSVNDVRLTTRYKDYIGSAIFGSLHEAGHGMYEQGSPARWDRSPLAGGVSLGIHESQSRLWENIVGRSKPFWNRFLPKLQATFPDLSGISVDDWYRMINRVQPSFIRVEADELTYNMHIMVRFEVECDILEGTLSVKDLPEVWNDKYERYLGIRPSTDSEGCLQDVHWSVGSIGYFPTYSMGNLLSYQIWNCLRRDLGDTDKLIESGDFESILGWLKLQIYSKGKKYRPKDLVERVTGKPMGAEDYVDGLSAKYRDIYGLS, encoded by the coding sequence ATGGAAGTGCTTTCGCAGTTGAAGGCGCGGATGCATGATATCGACGCCCTTCATGCCGCCTGCGCGCTGATGGATTGGGACCAGCAAACGTATATGCCTCGCGGCGGCGCCGAGGCGAGAGGAGAGCAGACCGGCATCCTGGCCCGGATGGCGCACGAGATGCTCGTCGCCAACGAAACCGCCGACATTTTGGGAGGCATCAACGGTGGACTCGATCCCGAGTCGGACGATGCCGCGCTGGTCCGGGTCGTCAAGCGTCAATACGACCTCGCCACCAAGATCCCCTCATCCCTCGTGGAAGAGAAGACCAAACTCTCGGTGATCGCGCATGAGAAGTGGGTCGAGGCACGGCAGAAGAACGACTTCGCCGGCTTCCAATCGACTTTGGAACGGATGTTCGAGATCGCTCGCCAAGAGGCGGAATACCTCGGCTACACCGACCACATTTACGACGCGCTGCTCGACCAGTACGAAGAAGGCGCAACCGCTGCCGACTGCCGAGCGATGTTCGACGCGCTAAAGCCGCAGGTCGACCTGGTACACGAAATCCAAAAGGCCCCGACCATCGACGATTCCAAGCTCTACGGCACGTGGGACCATTCCAAGCAGGGCGCTTTTACCGAGATGCTGGTGAAGGAGATCGGATTCGACATGGAGCGCGGTCGCCAAGACACCGCCCCGCACCCGTTCTGCACGAACTTCAGCGTCAACGACGTCCGCCTCACGACGCGCTACAAGGACTACATCGGCTCCGCGATCTTCGGCTCGCTGCACGAAGCCGGCCACGGCATGTACGAACAAGGATCCCCGGCCCGGTGGGATCGATCGCCGCTCGCGGGCGGAGTCTCGCTCGGAATCCACGAGAGCCAGAGCCGGCTCTGGGAAAACATCGTCGGCCGCAGTAAGCCGTTTTGGAACCGGTTCTTGCCCAAGCTCCAAGCGACTTTCCCTGACCTGAGTGGCATCTCCGTGGACGACTGGTACCGCATGATCAACAGGGTCCAGCCCTCGTTCATTCGTGTCGAAGCCGACGAGCTGACCTACAACATGCATATCATGGTGCGGTTCGAGGTGGAATGCGACATTCTCGAAGGCACGCTGTCCGTCAAGGACCTGCCCGAGGTCTGGAACGACAAGTACGAGCGGTACCTTGGCATCCGCCCGAGCACCGACAGCGAAGGATGCCTGCAGGACGTTCACTGGTCGGTTGGATCGATCGGCTATTTCCCGACCTATTCCATGGGCAACCTTTTGAGCTATCAGATCTGGAACTGCCTTCGTCGCGATCTCGGCGACACCGACAAGTTGATTGAAAGCGGCGACTTTGAGTCGATCCTCGGATGGCTCAAGCTTCAGATTTATTCAAAGGGCAAGAAGTACCGGCCCAAGGACCTGGTCGAGCGAGTAACGGGCAAGCCGATGGGCGCCGAAGACTATGTCGACGGGCTCTCGGCCAAGTATCGCGACATCTACGGTCTGAGCTGA
- the pheT gene encoding Phenylalanine--tRNA ligase beta subunit: MKFPISMLQDFVETKLDADSVGELLTMSGFELEGIEEVEGEPVLDIKVCSNRGDGLSVFGLAREVLAKDLAAKPTALYDRAVHRFATDDGVLHSDTTVSIDTDACTRYACRRFEGLEPQTSPEWVQKRLRQAGMRPLGLVVDVTNYVMLEIGQPLHAFDADLLTGESIIVRQAHPGEKLTTLDGKEHELEDDMMMICDLAKPVAAAGIMGGLETEVTGATRNMLLESAHFVSTSVRRTRRKLGLSTEASYRFERSVDPDGVVAALNRFQQIYQQCGGAGRPLAGVLDVYPRPPHPSPITVRMERTNRLLGMAVDIGEAETYLSRLGMKVHRHHHDLVVTPPSWRPDIVREDDLIEEIGRIHGYDRIPEAPPTGATPGGGLQGYYALEDRIREAMLRCGFDQMVSHSLRDVHPLDFVPEGRVTVRNPHSPEMAYLRDSNLPSLADAARKNGGRDIHLFEIGKVFVKEAGVYDESPELAILSTGALDPPDRNQKMSRLADFFSLKGVIEEVARSVDIAIHFDYPFDPDQRFHPTRQAGVLVDEGNLWVGTMGQIHPDIADELDLPRDTFLAELDLLALAMEHESGLKLKSISRNPAVLRDISFLIEKSVPYATVDEAIRRGGGEVLERHWLFDVYEGAGVPECHHSLAIGMQLRKMGENFTDEEANQVRDKIVAELAAVGAKLR; encoded by the coding sequence ATGAAGTTTCCGATCTCCATGCTCCAAGACTTCGTGGAAACGAAGCTAGACGCCGATAGCGTCGGCGAATTGCTCACGATGTCCGGCTTCGAGCTCGAGGGTATCGAGGAAGTCGAGGGCGAGCCGGTACTCGACATCAAGGTTTGTTCGAATCGTGGAGATGGGCTGAGCGTCTTCGGCCTGGCGCGCGAAGTGCTTGCCAAGGACCTGGCCGCCAAACCCACCGCCCTTTACGATCGGGCGGTCCATCGCTTTGCCACCGATGACGGTGTTCTGCACTCCGACACCACGGTTTCGATCGATACCGATGCATGTACACGCTATGCGTGCCGGCGCTTCGAGGGCCTGGAGCCCCAAACTTCACCGGAATGGGTTCAAAAGCGGTTGCGTCAAGCGGGCATGAGACCCTTGGGGCTGGTCGTCGACGTGACGAATTACGTGATGCTCGAAATCGGTCAACCCCTGCACGCTTTCGATGCCGACCTGCTGACTGGTGAAAGCATCATCGTTCGGCAAGCTCACCCAGGTGAGAAGCTAACCACACTCGATGGCAAAGAGCACGAGCTCGAGGACGACATGATGATGATCTGCGACCTCGCCAAGCCCGTCGCAGCCGCAGGAATCATGGGCGGTCTGGAGACCGAGGTAACGGGAGCGACACGGAACATGCTCTTGGAGTCTGCCCATTTCGTGAGCACCTCGGTCCGTCGGACAAGACGGAAGCTTGGGCTTTCCACTGAGGCTTCTTACCGCTTCGAGCGGAGCGTGGATCCCGATGGCGTGGTCGCTGCGCTGAACCGGTTCCAGCAGATTTATCAGCAGTGCGGGGGCGCGGGACGGCCACTAGCAGGTGTACTCGACGTGTATCCCCGGCCACCGCATCCATCGCCCATCACGGTGCGGATGGAGCGCACCAACCGGCTCCTGGGTATGGCCGTGGACATCGGCGAGGCAGAAACATACCTTAGCCGCTTGGGGATGAAAGTCCATCGGCACCACCACGACTTGGTTGTGACGCCGCCGTCATGGCGGCCCGACATCGTGCGCGAGGATGACCTGATCGAAGAGATCGGCCGTATCCATGGATACGACCGTATTCCAGAAGCTCCGCCAACCGGCGCCACACCTGGGGGCGGCCTGCAGGGCTACTATGCGTTGGAGGACCGGATCCGGGAAGCCATGCTACGGTGTGGGTTCGACCAAATGGTAAGCCACTCGCTTCGCGATGTCCATCCGCTCGACTTCGTGCCCGAAGGCCGGGTTACGGTGCGGAATCCGCACTCGCCGGAGATGGCGTACCTCCGCGACAGCAACTTGCCATCCCTGGCCGATGCGGCCCGGAAGAATGGCGGTAGGGATATCCACCTGTTTGAAATTGGCAAGGTCTTCGTGAAGGAAGCCGGCGTCTATGACGAGAGTCCAGAACTGGCTATTCTGAGCACCGGCGCCCTCGATCCGCCTGATCGCAACCAGAAGATGAGCCGGCTAGCCGACTTCTTCAGCTTGAAAGGCGTGATCGAAGAGGTGGCGCGAAGCGTTGACATCGCGATTCACTTCGACTATCCCTTCGATCCTGATCAACGGTTTCATCCAACTCGGCAGGCGGGGGTGCTCGTCGATGAAGGGAACCTCTGGGTCGGGACGATGGGCCAGATCCACCCGGACATCGCGGACGAGCTGGACCTCCCGCGCGACACGTTTCTTGCCGAACTGGACCTCCTCGCTCTGGCGATGGAGCACGAATCCGGGCTGAAACTAAAGTCTATCAGCCGCAATCCGGCGGTGCTGCGCGACATCAGCTTCCTCATCGAGAAGTCCGTCCCCTACGCAACGGTGGACGAGGCCATCCGAAGGGGAGGCGGAGAAGTCTTGGAGCGTCACTGGCTATTCGATGTCTACGAAGGAGCAGGAGTTCCCGAATGCCACCATAGCCTCGCGATCGGTATGCAACTGCGCAAAATGGGCGAGAACTTTACCGACGAGGAAGCGAACCAGGTGCGGGACAAGATCGTGGCGGAGCTTGCCGCGGTCGGGGCGAAATTGCGGTAG
- the pdhD gene encoding Dihydrolipoyl dehydrogenase: MSLPSFGPPGVATQAVSAVVEQIAELTVVKELEQPMATENFDADLIVIGAGPGGYVAAIRAAQLGARVICVEKEYLGGTCLNWGCIPSKAMISAAHHFQQIKHAETFGIKLPGEPTIDFAKMMERTGKVVTTLRGGVGSLFKKNKIRHVEGFASFVDRNTIEVEKDGKKEKLTSRHFLLAMGSSVIKLDIPGLKGGRDEGVWTSDDAVTAPKLPASMLILGGGAVGVEFGYVFNALGSKVHVVEMMPSLIPMFDADLGVELGKLLGRQGVNVMTGALLEKVSKTKNGWKCTVKKGTESQDVEVEVILLGVGRKANTDGMNLEKLGVKLHKRGVELLDDSMKTHVPNIYAIGDVTGRIQLAHVASAEGILAVTNMVNGSDQKMDYKAVPNCVYTQPEVASVGLTQSEAETQGYEVRVGKYAYRGLGKAIATAEQDGFVKVVAEAKYGEVLGVHMIGAHVTDMIMQGVVALNLEATVESMTSSIHPHPTMSEAALEAFEDVHGMAIHK, encoded by the coding sequence TTGTCGCTGCCCAGCTTTGGGCCGCCTGGTGTCGCCACGCAAGCCGTCAGCGCCGTCGTCGAGCAGATCGCCGAGTTAACGGTGGTAAAGGAACTCGAACAGCCAATGGCAACCGAAAATTTCGATGCTGACTTGATCGTAATCGGCGCAGGCCCCGGTGGCTATGTCGCCGCCATCCGCGCGGCCCAGCTAGGCGCGCGTGTGATCTGCGTGGAGAAGGAGTATCTAGGCGGGACCTGCCTCAACTGGGGCTGCATCCCCTCCAAGGCGATGATTTCGGCCGCGCATCACTTCCAGCAAATCAAGCATGCGGAGACCTTCGGCATCAAGCTGCCTGGCGAGCCGACAATCGACTTTGCGAAGATGATGGAGCGCACAGGCAAAGTCGTCACCACGCTGCGAGGGGGCGTTGGAAGCCTCTTTAAGAAGAACAAGATACGCCACGTCGAGGGCTTTGCCAGCTTCGTCGATCGAAACACCATCGAGGTCGAGAAGGATGGCAAGAAAGAGAAACTCACGTCCCGCCACTTCCTCCTGGCCATGGGTTCTTCGGTAATCAAGCTCGACATTCCAGGTCTGAAGGGCGGCCGCGATGAAGGTGTGTGGACATCCGACGACGCCGTGACCGCTCCCAAACTCCCGGCATCCATGCTCATCTTGGGCGGTGGCGCAGTTGGCGTGGAGTTCGGCTACGTATTCAATGCCCTGGGAAGCAAGGTCCATGTCGTCGAGATGATGCCGAGTCTGATTCCGATGTTCGATGCCGACCTCGGCGTGGAGCTAGGCAAACTGCTGGGTAGGCAAGGCGTCAATGTCATGACCGGGGCCCTTCTCGAAAAGGTGTCGAAGACAAAGAACGGCTGGAAATGCACGGTTAAGAAAGGTACGGAATCCCAGGACGTCGAAGTGGAAGTCATTCTCTTGGGCGTCGGTCGGAAGGCCAACACCGATGGCATGAACCTGGAGAAGCTCGGCGTCAAGCTTCATAAGCGCGGAGTGGAGCTTCTCGACGATAGCATGAAGACCCACGTGCCGAATATTTACGCGATCGGGGACGTTACCGGTCGAATCCAGCTCGCCCACGTTGCCAGCGCCGAAGGAATTCTCGCCGTTACGAACATGGTGAATGGCAGCGACCAGAAGATGGACTACAAGGCGGTGCCCAACTGCGTTTACACGCAGCCAGAGGTCGCAAGCGTCGGACTGACGCAGAGCGAGGCGGAAACCCAAGGCTACGAGGTTCGGGTGGGCAAGTATGCCTATCGCGGCCTGGGCAAGGCCATCGCCACCGCTGAGCAGGACGGCTTCGTCAAGGTTGTCGCCGAAGCAAAGTATGGCGAGGTCCTCGGCGTGCATATGATCGGCGCCCATGTGACCGACATGATCATGCAGGGTGTGGTTGCCTTGAACCTTGAAGCCACGGTGGAATCCATGACAAGCTCTATCCATCCGCATCCGACCATGTCAGAAGCGGCTCTTGAGGCCTTTGAGGACGTTCACGGCATGGCCATTCACAAGTAA
- the thrS gene encoding Threonine--tRNA ligase, which translates to MQQPYEQSYLYRLRHSAAHLMAQALTELYPGVKLAIGPPIENGFYYDVDPPTPIKEEDLERIESRMRQLAKLKMPIVRKVAGDRCEAKKIVLEECTLGQGEETALYKLQLLDAVPEGDDVSFYDQQRFTNGKLHRFIDLCRGPHVDSTEEIKHFKLLTIAGAYWRGDVKNKQLTRIYGTAFETQEELDDHLHMLEEARKRDHRVLGRELGLFMFSPKVGTGLPLWLPKGAVMRQVMTDFLQQEQVKRGYQPVVTPHIASIRLYEKSGHIINYRDKMFPFMEDEEKETFILKPMNCPFHIEIYASQMRSYRDLPIRLAEFGTVHRYEQSGEVAGILRARGFTQDDAHLFVTPEQLEGEFIGVVELMRVVLDKLGLKDFRLRVGTKDPTSDKYVGDDENWEAATVAITKACEKLGLEYEISVGDAAFYGPKLDLIIKDALRREWQMGTVQVDYNLPERFDLEYIAEDGKPHRPIMIHRAPFGSLERMIGLLTEQYAGAFPLWLSPVQVAVLPIADRHIGYAQMLAERLQGFKSPDYNPDGEETHLPDVGAGPQVSFRVHVDERRETLGKKIRENQMQKAPYMLICGDRDMEAGTVGVRSREEGDLGAMTFQDFLKKLMADL; encoded by the coding sequence ATGCAACAACCTTACGAACAAAGCTATCTCTACCGCCTGCGGCATTCCGCTGCCCACCTCATGGCCCAGGCGCTCACCGAACTCTATCCTGGCGTCAAGCTTGCGATAGGCCCGCCGATTGAAAACGGTTTCTACTACGATGTCGATCCGCCGACTCCGATCAAGGAAGAGGATTTGGAGAGGATCGAATCGCGCATGCGCCAGCTGGCCAAGCTGAAGATGCCGATTGTGCGCAAGGTCGCCGGAGACCGGTGCGAGGCGAAGAAGATCGTGCTCGAAGAATGCACCCTCGGCCAAGGCGAGGAAACCGCGCTGTACAAGCTTCAACTCCTGGATGCCGTACCCGAAGGCGACGATGTCAGCTTCTACGATCAGCAGCGCTTCACCAACGGCAAACTCCATCGCTTCATCGATCTATGCCGGGGGCCGCACGTGGATTCCACCGAGGAGATCAAGCATTTCAAGCTGTTGACCATCGCCGGCGCCTATTGGCGGGGCGACGTTAAGAACAAGCAGCTCACCCGGATCTACGGCACCGCTTTCGAGACCCAAGAGGAACTCGACGACCACCTCCATATGCTTGAGGAGGCCAGGAAGCGGGACCACCGCGTGCTCGGCCGAGAACTCGGACTGTTCATGTTCTCGCCCAAGGTTGGCACCGGGTTGCCCTTATGGCTGCCGAAGGGTGCGGTCATGCGCCAGGTCATGACCGATTTCCTTCAGCAGGAACAGGTCAAGCGCGGCTACCAGCCCGTCGTCACCCCCCATATCGCAAGCATCCGGCTCTACGAGAAGTCAGGCCACATCATCAACTATCGGGACAAGATGTTCCCGTTCATGGAGGACGAGGAAAAGGAGACCTTCATCCTCAAGCCCATGAACTGTCCGTTCCACATCGAGATCTACGCCTCCCAGATGAGGAGCTACCGGGACCTGCCGATCCGCCTCGCGGAATTCGGAACCGTGCACCGCTACGAACAAAGTGGCGAGGTAGCCGGAATCCTCAGGGCTCGGGGTTTCACCCAGGACGATGCCCACCTCTTCGTGACTCCGGAACAGCTGGAAGGCGAGTTCATCGGTGTCGTCGAGCTGATGCGGGTCGTACTGGACAAGCTCGGTTTGAAGGACTTCCGTCTCCGCGTCGGCACCAAAGACCCTACCAGCGACAAGTACGTCGGGGATGACGAGAATTGGGAAGCAGCAACCGTTGCCATCACCAAGGCGTGTGAAAAGCTGGGTCTCGAGTACGAGATTTCGGTCGGCGACGCGGCCTTCTATGGCCCGAAGCTCGATCTGATCATCAAGGACGCGCTTCGCCGCGAGTGGCAGATGGGCACGGTTCAGGTGGACTACAACCTGCCGGAACGGTTCGATCTCGAATACATCGCCGAAGACGGCAAGCCACATCGGCCGATCATGATCCACCGCGCTCCCTTTGGCTCGCTCGAACGTATGATTGGCCTCCTTACCGAGCAGTATGCGGGGGCCTTTCCGCTATGGCTGTCGCCGGTCCAAGTGGCCGTCCTTCCGATTGCCGACCGCCACATCGGCTACGCGCAGATGCTGGCCGAACGATTACAGGGGTTTAAGTCGCCCGACTATAACCCGGACGGTGAGGAGACGCATCTACCCGATGTCGGGGCGGGACCGCAGGTGTCGTTCCGGGTTCATGTGGACGAGCGCCGGGAGACCCTTGGCAAGAAGATCCGCGAGAATCAAATGCAGAAGGCGCCCTACATGCTCATCTGCGGCGATCGGGATATGGAAGCTGGGACCGTCGGCGTGCGCAGTCGCGAGGAAGGCGACCTCGGCGCGATGACCTTCCAGGACTTCCTCAAGAAACTGATGGCCGACCTGTAA